The DNA window AGGATTATTCTTACAATAATCTATCAAATCTACCATAATTATTGATGACATGCAGCAGGAAACGTGGTCAGTGAACCCCCTCTAAAACATGtacatataatacagtatttattatcAAACACACAAACGTATCACTGTGACTTTAACCGCTCTTAAAAGTTAACTCTTAGCCCCGCCCATTGCCCTATGATAGGTGGAACATAACAGCCCGATGCGGAAGCTCTTTTCATTGGACTCTCTCTTACTGGCACACCTCACAGCATGATGGTAagcggcatttttttttactcatttgtTTTCCATTATCTCATTTAAATGATATTGTAGGGGTGgcacatttacaagaagacaCCATTAAATGTTAGTGAGGCTCTGGATAAAAGTGTTAAGTCAATGGAATGGTCCACTCCCCAGAACAATATTGGAATCCCCATCTCTTTGTCATCATCCATGAACTAGGAAGTAGTTgtctaataaatgttaatagttcACCCTCTGTGAAGGTCTGTACTCGTTGATATTCTAGGTGTGGGCCATTATATCATGAGTAATTGCATTATATCTTTACATCTTATTTTAcaacttggttttttttttattattcaacaGGTATCAAGTCGGGtatcactgcattttatgtaaGTACTTGATGTACCCTGCTTGAAATGATGAGTCAGTAGTACATTTGGGTGTACAGTATTTGCAAAGTGGAAAGGCGATGACATCCAGTCCAAGCCACAATGTAGTAATGTGCATTCATTCCAATGGTCAAATGAGACAAAATACTGCACTGAGAAACCCAAACTAATACTACTTGCTTGTAGCTACTACTTTATATCACTCTCATGTGTTCATATTGAGTGGATTATCATTCTCTCTTGTTAGAAATAAAAGTCGTCTCCATCAACTACTGGCTGTGTTTCTCACCGTGATTTGGCTCTCAGGTGAGTGGTTCCTTTACTTTTATATCAGCATGACGTCATGATTTAGTGTGTATATCATATTTCGTATCATATTGTCCATTTTGTTTACATGCAAATCCACATTTAAacacttttcattttcatacacactcacacacagaaTTCCCGGTCCATAACATTTATTTGACACGGTCACATTTTGATAAAGTCtcacatgagcactgataaatagataagtaattattctacatatattttattccaGGTTGATGTTGGGATCCTTTTGTTTGAATGGTTTGAATttgagcactttttttttttgtccactcaccatgatttaagtctgcatattaaTTTGATACCAAATTGAAGAGGGGAATATTTAACAAACATGATAATCCTGATTCCAAAAATTCAAAAACACCTAATTGTCCaatataaatgaattaatcaaaaTTATTATGTGCTTCATATAAATACACATAGAACAATCATGTTTCATGCTCTGTCTCCCTTCTGCTGTCCGCTTTGTGCAGGCACCGTGAGGCATTCAGGCACATTaataatgtttttcatttttattctcgTACACCTATGACAATTGGAAACTACAGAAATGCAGACACATGGAAACTCTACAGTACAGCTACTTAAAGACTCGTCGACTCGTTAGTAACAGGGAAGGAGTTATGATTGTGGTCATAAATGAACAACTGTCAAGCCACAAATAAATATGTGGTTAAAAAAGTCACAAACACCTCATTGTGGTCCGCACTGATCGTTTCCTCAAGATGTACAATAGGGTTTGTAAATATGCGACTGAAAATaagtagaatagaatagacttCCATCAATATCGTATGCGTTAAAAGGCTACATTAACTAGATTTGGAAGAAAGGCAAAGGACGACTGTATGGTAGAGGAACTCGGAACAAGTGTAAAGGGGATAAAGAACCGCCAAGTTGTGAGAGGAAATGAGACATTTACTGCATCATGATCTTCACACCCCCTCACAGTTGGAAAAAGAGAAGTCCAGCACTCAATGatctgaaataaatataataaatatgtataaacacATTGAATTTTTGTTGTACTTGCAAACGCTGACAtatccttcattttttttctaatcctTCCAATTTAATTTTAATGGTATATTGGCTTggctttattttcaaaatgtacttTCAATTGACTGTAATGTGTTGAGTGGTGGTTGAATTGCTCTTGTTATTGTGGCTCATCAATATCAAGAATCTATATTATGGCGGGACAAGCCTGGACACCTAATTATAATGTCATAATGTCTGTATACATTATTGATTGTGTCATACAGCTGACAAAACGTTTTAGTACTGATCATGAATCCAGTATGCTTATGGACTGAACTCTTACCTTTTGCTTCTCTTCCAGGAAGCACTGCTCTGATTCAGCTCACAAGGGAGATTGGTGAGAATGTGACGATTTCTTGCCCtgtggaaagacaaaaaatcaAATTCTTCTACCTTCAGAAGGCTCAAGTTTTTGTAAATGGCTTTCATGCTTCGAAAAAGATTGAAAAGAAATGGGAAAACACCAATGTGGTACGCGGCAATGCTACAGtgcaaatgttacatttgaaCGCCTCACACAACGGGGACTACGACTGCCACATCCAGTACGATGGCAGAGAAAATGTTTCCTCTACTGTCATACACCTGAGTGTCACAGGTACaaatatcattatcattatttccCAGCAAGTCTCTCTCGCTTTATTTACACTGTGATTCGTACCATTTTCCAGCCAGATACAGCAAACCAAAAATCACCATGTCCTGCGATGACAACATCTGCTTGGTGACGTGTGCCTCACACGGAGGTTATCCACTCGCCAATCTGACGTGGAATGATGTTGATCACAACAGCAGCCAATGGTGGAAGGTTCTGAATGTCAGTGAAGAGCGCGATCCGGACACCTGGCTGTACAACACTTCCAGCACTTCATCCTTCAACTGCTCCGACGTGAAAAAAAGGCAGATCAGTTGTTGCGTGGGTGATGTCACATCTGATGTGTTATCTGTCTGTGAGTACTacattccatccatcatctgaAGCAGTGGTTcgcaactggtttggctgcaggaCCCACCATCATCCCTCGGGGACAAGCGGCAACCcaaattacataaaatgttcaactcattcattcattttctgccgcttatcctcacgagggtcgcaggggtgctggagcctatcccagctgagaggtgggtacaccctgggatggtcgccagccaatcacatagagacaaacaaccattcacactcacattaatacctatggacaatttggagtcgccaattaacctagcatgtttttggaatgtgggaggaagcaggAGAACCCgtagaaaacggggagaacatgcaaactccacacggaaatggccgagggtggaattgaactgatgTCTCCTAGCTacgaggcctgcgtgttaaccacacCTGCAGCCTGAGGTGAAACATGTTTTAAGAAAATCTAGCGAATCCGGTTGCTGATTCAACTCTGATAAAGTAGTTCAAAAAATGAGATTACCAAAGTAATAGGAAGCCATTTCTGTGCCTGGGTCAATAGCTCTAACATGAAACGTCTCATCGTACTGTATCTGGGAGTCTTCATTGTAGGTGGAATTCCCCTATGTAACACAACATGAGCTGACATGCTTGTctcttcaaccccccccccccccccccccccccacttaagTTTGGCCAGGTTGCCA is part of the Doryrhamphus excisus isolate RoL2022-K1 chromosome 8, RoL_Dexc_1.0, whole genome shotgun sequence genome and encodes:
- the LOC131134634 gene encoding programmed cell death 1 ligand 1 isoform X2; this translates as MMVSSRVSLHFINKSRLHQLLAVFLTVIWLSGSTALIQLTREIGENVTISCPVERQKIKFFYLQKAQVFVNGFHASKKIEKKWENTNVVRGNATVQMLHLNASHNGDYDCHIQYDGRENVSSTVIHLSVTARYSKPKITMSCDDNICLVTCASHGGYPLANLTWNDVDHNSSQWWKVLNVSEERDPDTWLYNTSSTSSFNCSDVKKRQISCCVGDVTSDVLSVCVPKDPPNISIPIGLGIGIGIGIFSMLGLALVLLVRKRKKENKNKEAGDPKENIPLK
- the LOC131134634 gene encoding programmed cell death 1 ligand 1 isoform X1, with amino-acid sequence MMVSSRVSLHFINKSRLHQLLAVFLTVIWLSGSTALIQLTREIGENVTISCPVERQKIKFFYLQKAQVFVNGFHASKKIEKKWENTNVVRGNATVQMLHLNASHNGDYDCHIQYDGRENVSSTVIHLSVTARYSKPKITMSCDDNICLVTCASHGGYPLANLTWNDVDHNSSQWWKVLNVSEERDPDTWLYNTSSTSSFNCSDVKKRQISCCVFQRILLTFPFRLGSGLGLELESSPCWGLHWFYWCGNVKKKTKTKKLGTQKKTFPSNKAKEQRLYVCELRPSRLQSGSLWYPIMPSSSSVAL